One window of the Candidatus Jettenia sp. genome contains the following:
- the amt gene encoding ammonium transporter, translating into MLRKQSYYRGNRLVLATLSGISMLTIIFYPSYAVYAETPLQLFQKKLNFIWLIVSASMVFFMQVGFTAFEAGSVQAKNAISVAVKNILDFLVSAIMYFLLGFGIMFGTSYKGYLGTNNFLFFGIDTHLTSLGYAFVFFQLVFASTAAIITSGAFSERAKLSMHVCTTIFVVSFIYPVFGHWAWGHLFHHNQFGWLGKLGFIDFAGSTVVHSISGWVALSGAIMLGPRMGKFNPDGTANRMYGHNLPLATIGTFFLWFGWFGFNGGAILQVDTSIGLVIINTTLAGAVAGVCAVTFGRLKNKRLDAAEILLGIMGGLVAIAAGSSRVSSLYACVVGFCAGIIAILAKDFVERVLKVDDPVGAVSVHGFCGAWGTLAVSLFTPASAFSITNSNRLLQAGVQCLGIITGFVWAFSMGLLLFWCLKKFVGIRISKEEEVKGLNISEYADVTSWLDFVKISKVQDLNAALQDKIKERTRELEHIKEHLEEDVKNRTYELEASRDELKKKVEQLENFAKVAIGRELKMKKMEEELKTLKQKERS; encoded by the coding sequence ATGCTCAGGAAACAAAGCTACTACAGAGGTAACAGGCTGGTTTTAGCTACTCTTTCAGGTATCAGTATGTTAACCATAATCTTTTACCCCTCTTATGCTGTATATGCAGAAACACCTTTGCAGTTATTTCAGAAAAAACTGAATTTTATCTGGCTTATTGTTTCTGCCAGCATGGTCTTTTTCATGCAAGTCGGATTTACTGCCTTCGAGGCTGGCTCTGTGCAGGCTAAAAATGCAATAAGCGTTGCAGTAAAGAACATATTGGACTTTCTCGTAAGCGCCATAATGTACTTTTTACTCGGTTTTGGAATAATGTTTGGCACAAGCTATAAAGGGTATTTAGGAACAAATAATTTTTTATTTTTCGGTATCGATACCCACCTTACCTCTCTGGGATATGCCTTTGTATTCTTCCAACTGGTATTTGCAAGTACTGCAGCTATTATTACATCCGGCGCCTTCTCAGAAAGGGCAAAACTTTCAATGCATGTCTGTACCACCATTTTTGTAGTAAGCTTCATTTATCCTGTTTTTGGTCACTGGGCATGGGGGCATTTATTTCACCATAACCAATTTGGCTGGCTTGGGAAGTTGGGATTTATCGACTTTGCAGGCTCTACCGTAGTTCACTCTATAAGCGGATGGGTAGCATTGTCCGGAGCCATTATGCTGGGGCCAAGGATGGGAAAATTTAATCCGGACGGCACCGCAAACAGGATGTACGGACACAATCTGCCTCTGGCTACCATAGGCACATTTTTCCTCTGGTTTGGCTGGTTTGGATTTAACGGTGGGGCTATTTTACAGGTAGATACCAGTATCGGGTTAGTAATCATCAATACAACCCTTGCGGGCGCAGTTGCAGGTGTTTGCGCTGTCACTTTTGGAAGACTGAAAAACAAGAGACTAGATGCGGCAGAGATACTCCTGGGAATTATGGGCGGATTAGTTGCCATTGCCGCCGGATCAAGCAGGGTGAGTTCTCTCTATGCATGCGTTGTGGGATTCTGCGCAGGAATTATTGCAATATTAGCAAAGGATTTTGTTGAGAGGGTGTTAAAGGTGGATGATCCTGTAGGCGCTGTTTCCGTCCATGGTTTTTGCGGCGCCTGGGGTACGTTAGCCGTAAGTCTGTTTACACCCGCATCCGCATTCTCTATAACAAATTCTAACCGGCTTCTGCAGGCAGGTGTTCAATGTTTAGGAATTATCACGGGATTTGTCTGGGCTTTTTCGATGGGTCTTTTACTTTTCTGGTGTCTAAAAAAATTTGTTGGTATTCGGATCAGTAAGGAAGAAGAGGTAAAGGGGCTGAATATCAGTGAGTATGCAGACGTTACCTCATGGCTTGACTTTGTAAAAATCTCGAAAGTCCAGGACCTGAATGCTGCATTACAGGACAAAATAAAAGAAAGAACAAGAGAGCTTGAACATATAAAGGAACATCTCGAAGAGGATGTAAAGAATCGAACATACGAATTAGAAGCATCGCGGGACGAACTGAAGAAAAAAGTAGAGCAATTAGAAAATTTTGCCAAAGTTGCTATCGGAAGAGAACTCAAGATGAAAAAGATGGAAGAAGAACTGAAGACATTAAAACAGAAAGAGCGCTCATAG
- the lipA gene encoding lipoyl synthase translates to MRPHWLKIKLPTGKNFHDIKGILREKQLHTVCEQAICPNIGECFEQRTATFLILGDTCTRRCGFCAVKKGDPARIDKGEPHRIAEAIKEMGLTYVVVTSVTRDDLSDGGASVYAETVYHIRKYIENCKVEVLIPDFGGSLKALEIVIHARPDIINHNIETVPRLYSKVRPVADYARSLKLLKHVHEKNPFLITKSGLMLGLGEEWNEIIEVMQDIRNAGCDLLTLGQYLSPTRNALPIQRYYTPEEFGILKREGICIGFKYVESGPLVRSSYHAQRQTDYVLI, encoded by the coding sequence ATGCGTCCACATTGGCTAAAAATAAAATTACCTACCGGTAAAAATTTTCATGACATAAAAGGTATTTTACGGGAAAAACAGCTCCATACGGTTTGTGAACAAGCCATATGTCCAAATATCGGTGAATGCTTTGAACAGCGAACTGCGACGTTTTTAATCCTTGGCGATACCTGTACCAGACGGTGTGGATTTTGTGCTGTAAAGAAAGGGGATCCCGCGAGAATAGATAAAGGCGAACCTCATCGGATTGCAGAGGCTATTAAGGAAATGGGGCTAACCTATGTGGTAGTTACTTCTGTGACAAGAGATGATCTTTCTGACGGTGGCGCATCGGTTTATGCAGAAACTGTTTACCATATCCGAAAGTATATTGAAAATTGTAAAGTAGAGGTTTTAATACCCGATTTTGGAGGGTCTTTAAAGGCGCTGGAGATAGTAATTCATGCAAGACCTGATATAATAAATCATAATATAGAAACGGTGCCTCGTCTTTATTCAAAAGTAAGACCTGTGGCAGATTATGCACGTTCCCTGAAGTTATTGAAACATGTGCATGAAAAAAACCCGTTCCTGATAACAAAGTCAGGATTGATGTTAGGTCTGGGTGAAGAATGGAACGAAATAATCGAGGTTATGCAGGATATAAGAAATGCCGGCTGCGATCTCCTCACCTTAGGACAGTATTTAAGCCCAACGAGAAATGCTCTGCCCATTCAGCGCTATTATACCCCGGAAGAATTTGGAATATTGAAACGAGAAGGTATCTGTATAGGATTTAAATATGTGGAATCAGGACCACTCGTGCGAAGTTCCTACCACGCACAGAGGCAAACGGACTACGTCCTTATCTGA
- a CDS encoding NAD-dependent malic enzyme, producing MKLAENLVTIRLKLKNVPGTLGRALNTIGKLGGSMGNIQIIKADREFKIRDLAVYVTTDKQVKEIANALSAIGKEHIEIISMKDKVFELHEKGKIFLSNRINITTFEDLSRVYTPGVAKVCKAIQERPELAREYTIIKNTVAVITDGTAVLGLGDIGPVAGMPVMEGKAMLFKTFGNIDAFPILLNTKDAGEIIKTILNIAPTFGGINLEDISAPRCFEIEKRLQAELAIPVFHDDQHGTAVVCLAGLINALKVVKKEMEGISIVISGAGAAGTSIARILLRAGARNIVVCDTAGSIYKGRKVHMNPDKEALAEITNPKREKGTLADAMRDKDVFIGVSSPNIIHKDLVKTMNENPIVFAMANPDPEIEPDSIEGIARIIATGRSDYQNQINNVLCFPGIFRGALDSGATTINDEMKMAAAYAIACGIEEEHLSEDYIIPGVFNENVHRDVARAVADAARKSGVATREVL from the coding sequence ATGAAACTTGCAGAAAATCTTGTAACTATTCGTCTAAAATTAAAAAATGTTCCAGGTACACTTGGCAGGGCGCTCAACACCATTGGTAAATTAGGTGGAAGTATGGGTAATATCCAGATCATTAAAGCAGATAGGGAATTTAAGATTAGAGATTTAGCCGTGTACGTTACTACAGACAAACAGGTTAAAGAAATTGCAAATGCCCTTTCTGCTATAGGAAAAGAACACATAGAAATAATCAGCATGAAAGATAAGGTCTTCGAACTTCATGAAAAAGGGAAAATTTTCCTCAGCAACCGTATTAATATTACTACCTTCGAAGACCTTTCAAGGGTATATACACCCGGCGTAGCAAAGGTATGTAAGGCTATTCAGGAAAGGCCTGAACTAGCCAGAGAATATACTATTATCAAAAATACCGTTGCTGTTATAACCGATGGTACGGCGGTCCTTGGGTTAGGTGATATTGGTCCTGTGGCAGGAATGCCCGTCATGGAAGGCAAGGCCATGTTATTCAAAACATTCGGGAATATAGACGCATTTCCCATTCTTCTCAACACAAAGGATGCAGGCGAAATAATTAAAACGATTTTAAATATTGCCCCTACTTTTGGGGGCATTAATCTGGAAGATATCTCGGCCCCGCGCTGTTTTGAAATCGAAAAGAGATTACAGGCAGAATTAGCTATTCCTGTATTTCACGATGATCAGCATGGCACTGCGGTGGTTTGCCTCGCAGGCCTTATCAATGCGCTAAAAGTAGTTAAAAAAGAAATGGAAGGCATTTCAATTGTTATCAGTGGTGCTGGCGCCGCTGGAACGTCTATTGCCAGAATACTCCTCAGGGCCGGGGCAAGAAATATCGTAGTATGCGATACTGCAGGGTCTATTTACAAAGGTAGAAAAGTCCACATGAATCCCGATAAGGAAGCTTTGGCAGAAATCACAAATCCAAAGAGGGAAAAAGGGACTCTGGCCGATGCCATGAGAGACAAAGATGTCTTTATTGGCGTTTCCAGCCCCAATATTATCCATAAGGACTTAGTAAAAACCATGAATGAAAATCCTATCGTATTTGCTATGGCAAACCCTGATCCTGAAATTGAGCCGGATTCAATTGAGGGTATTGCAAGAATTATTGCCACAGGTCGATCGGATTATCAGAATCAAATTAATAATGTACTCTGTTTTCCCGGTATTTTCAGAGGGGCGCTGGATAGTGGGGCAACAACAATTAACGACGAGATGAAGATGGCAGCGGCTTACGCTATTGCTTGTGGTATTGAAGAAGAACACCTGTCAGAGGACTACATTATACCAGGGGTATTTAACGAGAATGTCCATAGAGATGTAGCCCGGGCAGTTGCCGATGCCGCAAGAAAAAGTGGTGTGGCTACGCGGGAAGTTTTGTAA
- a CDS encoding type I restriction-modification system subunit M produces the protein MAIKKSELYSSLWASCDELRGSMDASQYKDYVLVLLFMKYVSDKGGALVDIPKGGSFKDMVKLKGQSDIGDKINTIIGELAKANDLTGVITVADFNDDEKLGKGKEKVDRLSNLIEIFEKPELDFSSNRAEGDDILGDAYEYLMRHFATESGKSKGQFYTPAEVSRIMAKVIGINPHNATGQTTVYDPTCGSGSLLLKVADEAGKSISIYGQENDNATRALAVMNMWLHGNPASEIVQGNTLASPKFTDESTGELKQFNYAVANPPFSYKAWMNGWDPANDMYKRFEGYDALPPRKNGDLAFLAHLVKSLKSKGKGCIVMPLGVLFRGNTEADLRRKIVQKGYIKGIIGLPPNLFYGTGIAACLIVIDKEDAQNRKDIFMIDASKDFIKDGNKNRLREQDIHKIVDTFNNRIEIDKYSRIIPISEIADPKNDYNLNIPRYIDSQEAEDLQDIEAHLLGDIPNRDIEDLGKYWEVYPTLKIALFKPAESTATRPCGSKNYSSLKIAKEEMKNTIFHHPEFTAFSKKMDAVFGTWKKETIAYTKSLNKGLHPKQEIYKISENLLKRYTGKQLTDKYAMYQHLMDYWAETMQDDMYELAADGWKAGNEVKRMEKKTKKGDKEVVKQVAGIEGLEGRLIPPALIIQAYFAEEQKAINDLEAQAETLNTRMDELREEHGGEDGLLANALDEKGKISKSNLQKAIKEETHGRASLQEDNTEEYDMLQAYKKLMDDEAGVQATIKTAKADLEKKVIAKYPKLSIDEIKTIVVEKKWMHSIEQRIRTEMDNISHRLTQRIKELAERYETPISKLSIEVDELTDKVENHLKQMNFKW, from the coding sequence ATGGCAATAAAAAAATCAGAATTATACAGTTCGCTTTGGGCAAGTTGCGATGAACTGAGAGGCAGCATGGATGCAAGCCAATACAAGGATTATGTATTGGTTTTGTTGTTTATGAAATACGTATCCGACAAAGGCGGCGCATTGGTCGATATTCCCAAAGGCGGCAGTTTCAAAGACATGGTGAAGCTGAAAGGGCAGTCCGATATTGGCGACAAAATCAATACAATTATAGGAGAACTTGCCAAGGCCAACGACCTGACCGGTGTTATCACTGTTGCCGACTTTAATGATGACGAAAAACTCGGAAAAGGTAAAGAGAAGGTTGACCGGCTGAGCAACCTAATTGAAATTTTTGAAAAGCCGGAACTGGATTTCAGCAGTAATCGAGCAGAGGGTGATGACATACTTGGGGATGCCTACGAATACCTGATGCGGCACTTCGCTACCGAAAGCGGAAAGAGTAAAGGTCAATTCTACACACCTGCCGAAGTTTCCCGCATTATGGCAAAGGTGATTGGGATCAATCCGCATAACGCCACCGGACAAACCACGGTATATGATCCCACCTGCGGGTCGGGTTCTTTGCTGTTGAAAGTAGCCGATGAGGCCGGTAAATCAATTTCCATTTACGGACAGGAAAACGACAATGCCACCCGCGCCCTGGCCGTTATGAATATGTGGCTGCATGGCAATCCTGCCTCTGAAATTGTGCAGGGAAATACGCTGGCTTCACCAAAATTTACTGATGAGTCTACGGGCGAACTAAAACAGTTTAACTATGCCGTTGCTAATCCCCCGTTTAGCTATAAAGCCTGGATGAATGGATGGGACCCCGCCAACGATATGTATAAACGTTTTGAAGGATATGACGCCCTGCCGCCTAGAAAGAATGGCGACCTTGCCTTTCTTGCGCACCTGGTTAAATCGCTGAAATCAAAAGGCAAGGGTTGTATTGTTATGCCGTTGGGCGTATTGTTTCGTGGCAATACTGAGGCCGATCTTCGCAGGAAGATTGTTCAAAAGGGATATATCAAAGGCATTATTGGTTTGCCGCCCAACCTGTTTTACGGAACGGGCATTGCCGCTTGTTTAATCGTCATTGATAAAGAAGATGCCCAAAACCGCAAAGACATTTTTATGATTGATGCAAGCAAAGATTTTATAAAGGACGGAAACAAAAACCGCCTTCGTGAGCAGGACATTCACAAAATAGTGGACACCTTCAACAATCGCATTGAGATTGACAAATATTCACGCATCATTCCCATCTCGGAAATTGCTGACCCAAAGAATGATTACAACCTAAATATCCCCCGATACATTGACAGCCAGGAAGCGGAAGACTTGCAAGACATTGAAGCCCACTTGCTGGGCGATATTCCCAATCGTGATATTGAGGATTTGGGCAAGTATTGGGAGGTGTATCCCACATTAAAAATCGCTTTATTCAAACCTGCTGAGAGTACAGCCACACGGCCGTGCGGCTCAAAAAATTATTCTTCATTAAAAATTGCCAAAGAGGAAATGAAAAACACCATCTTCCACCATCCGGAGTTTACCGCCTTCAGCAAAAAGATGGACGCCGTGTTTGGCACATGGAAAAAAGAAACCATCGCTTACACCAAGTCATTAAACAAAGGGTTGCATCCCAAGCAGGAGATATACAAGATTTCTGAAAATCTTTTGAAACGTTACACAGGCAAACAATTGACCGATAAATACGCCATGTATCAACACCTGATGGATTATTGGGCTGAAACGATGCAGGACGATATGTACGAACTTGCAGCCGATGGCTGGAAGGCTGGCAACGAGGTAAAACGCATGGAAAAGAAGACAAAAAAAGGGGATAAAGAAGTCGTGAAGCAGGTGGCAGGTATTGAAGGTTTGGAAGGCAGACTGATTCCTCCTGCTTTAATCATACAGGCATATTTTGCCGAAGAACAAAAAGCCATTAACGATTTGGAGGCGCAAGCCGAAACCCTGAATACCAGGATGGACGAATTGCGAGAAGAGCACGGAGGCGAAGACGGTTTGCTTGCCAATGCCTTAGACGAAAAGGGAAAAATCAGCAAAAGCAATTTGCAGAAAGCCATTAAAGAAGAGACACACGGCCGTGCGTCTCTACAGGAAGACAATACCGAGGAATACGACATGCTGCAAGCATACAAAAAGCTGATGGATGACGAAGCCGGGGTGCAGGCAACCATAAAAACCGCAAAGGCCGATTTGGAAAAGAAGGTAATTGCCAAATACCCCAAATTAAGCATAGACGAAATTAAAACCATCGTGG